The following are encoded in a window of Arthrobacter antioxidans genomic DNA:
- a CDS encoding HNH endonuclease signature motif containing protein, whose translation MTTAVAEDQSTTAPALDRLRSHLAHVAEQFEVEAGLASTADLAATLGVVEHLARVVEHLQVVGAAAADQQDIARVGETRHGLGWSGPLAVPGDSHEFRDTAEYLRARLGITRLEAQRRIRLGKSVLPRRTATGEPCPPVLEAVGDAFRAAVISSYAATRISDAMERVRPCASTAQLQAMEEALTAQATESDADLLNLVIRRWEAALDPDGAEPTEELLKAQQGVFLRGRRRGLHRLEIAADDEQFEYLLTVMNAATNPRTAHDRGGRGGDGPGRADRGGEASSVGATDSTGAGCSTGATYSTGVGTDCIGGIGGIGGIGGTGGTGSTGSTGSTGSTGSTVGCVRSDPAPRGAMPGDSMPHGAMPGDAVFDDSVPSWERRTRPQRHLDGLVGACQVALSTDTLPATGGHRPQVMVTIDYRALVEDLCDGGVVRRRVRGASGHAADSGDHQQDGRSWHDAHPGQSRQSRQSSQDEPSAQDDQPKRDPGPEGFIDPSGTSRPHPGGGYTVFGGPVTARTVRKIACDADIIPVVLGGRGEVLDVGRARRLFGVAQRRALVARDRGCAFPGCTVPAVWSEAHHITPWVIGGRTDVSNGCLLCSFHHRLIERGNWTIQMKHGIPWFTPPPYIDPDRTPRRNRHRELTPGGTP comes from the coding sequence ATGACGACAGCAGTAGCGGAGGATCAATCGACGACGGCGCCGGCTCTGGACCGGTTGCGGTCCCACCTCGCGCACGTTGCCGAGCAGTTCGAGGTCGAAGCCGGTCTGGCCTCCACGGCCGATCTCGCCGCAACGCTGGGTGTTGTCGAGCACCTTGCCCGTGTGGTCGAGCACCTGCAGGTCGTGGGTGCGGCTGCGGCGGACCAGCAGGACATCGCCCGGGTCGGGGAGACCCGGCACGGCCTGGGCTGGAGTGGACCGCTGGCCGTTCCCGGCGACAGCCACGAGTTCAGGGACACCGCGGAGTATCTCCGAGCCCGTCTGGGCATCACGCGGCTGGAGGCCCAGAGGCGGATCCGTCTGGGGAAGTCGGTGCTTCCACGGCGCACGGCAACCGGTGAGCCATGTCCTCCCGTGCTCGAGGCCGTCGGGGACGCGTTCAGGGCCGCTGTGATCAGTTCGTACGCAGCGACCCGGATCAGCGACGCGATGGAACGTGTCCGGCCCTGTGCATCGACCGCGCAACTGCAGGCCATGGAGGAGGCCCTGACGGCCCAGGCCACGGAATCCGATGCCGATCTGTTGAACCTGGTCATCCGGCGCTGGGAAGCAGCTCTCGATCCCGACGGGGCCGAGCCCACGGAGGAACTGCTGAAGGCGCAGCAGGGCGTATTCCTGCGGGGTAGGCGACGAGGCCTGCACCGGCTCGAGATCGCGGCGGACGACGAACAGTTCGAATACCTCCTCACCGTCATGAACGCCGCCACCAACCCGCGGACTGCGCACGACCGCGGTGGTCGTGGAGGGGATGGTCCGGGACGGGCCGACCGCGGGGGTGAGGCCTCGAGCGTCGGCGCGACCGATTCGACCGGCGCCGGCTGTTCGACGGGCGCGACCTATTCGACCGGCGTCGGAACCGACTGCATCGGAGGCATCGGAGGCATCGGAGGCATCGGAGGCACCGGAGGCACCGGAAGCACCGGAAGCACCGGAAGCACCGGAAGCACCGGAAGCACCGTCGGATGTGTGCGGAGCGACCCGGCGCCGCGTGGCGCGATGCCGGGGGACTCGATGCCGCATGGCGCGATGCCGGGCGACGCGGTGTTCGATGACTCCGTGCCGAGCTGGGAGCGACGGACCCGACCCCAACGCCACCTCGACGGGTTGGTCGGCGCCTGCCAGGTCGCCCTCTCCACGGATACTCTGCCTGCCACCGGCGGGCATCGACCCCAGGTGATGGTCACCATCGACTACCGGGCTCTCGTCGAGGACCTGTGCGACGGCGGAGTGGTACGGAGAAGAGTCCGAGGGGCGTCTGGGCATGCTGCCGACTCGGGCGACCACCAGCAGGACGGGCGTTCTTGGCATGACGCGCACCCTGGGCAAAGCAGGCAGTCCCGGCAGTCCTCGCAGGATGAGCCTTCGGCGCAGGACGACCAGCCGAAGCGCGACCCGGGACCCGAGGGCTTCATCGACCCCTCAGGCACTTCACGACCGCATCCCGGCGGCGGTTACACCGTCTTCGGCGGTCCTGTCACCGCGCGGACCGTGCGCAAGATCGCGTGCGACGCAGACATCATCCCCGTCGTCCTGGGAGGGCGCGGGGAGGTCCTCGACGTCGGTCGTGCCCGAAGGCTCTTCGGTGTGGCGCAGCGGCGAGCGCTGGTAGCCCGGGACCGGGGGTGTGCCTTCCCCGGGTGCACTGTTCCCGCTGTCTGGTCGGAGGCGCATCACATCACACCATGGGTCATCGGCGGAAGAACGGACGTCTCCAACGGATGCCTCCTGTGTTCCTTCCACCACCGGCTCATCGAGCGGGGCAACTGGACCATCCAGATGAAGCACGGCATTCCCTGGTTCACGCCACCGCCCTACATCGACCCCGACCGCACTCCCCGGCGGAACAGACACCGCGAGCTCACTCCTGGCGGGACGCCATGA
- a CDS encoding flagellar biosynthesis protein FlhA: MRSSAPKFLVPVGVVGIILLLVVPVPSVLLDLLIIVNILLALVILLNTMFIRKPLDFSVFPSLLLVATLFRLGLNVASTRLVLGDGYAGEVIAAFGHVAVGGSIIIGAVVFLILVVIQFVVVTKGAERVAEVGARFTLDAMPGKQMAIDADLNAGLITDTQARERRAEVSAEADFYGAMDGASKFVKGDAIAGIIIIIINLVGGIAIGMLQDGLPVSEALTTYGLLTIGDGLVTQIPALLMAVSTGMIVTRSNAEADMGSTAAQQLGQSQNALRIAGAAAVVMALIPGMPKLPFIVVGAGLIVIAQSIRKSEADARTAATALEAEAARPSTDSTDDLLEQMRVHSLEVLLAPDLVDVVTGAPDDLLGRVRALRRKIALELGVVVPPVRTRDSVELPPATYVIKIAGVEAGRGEAPRGKVLALGDHLAHLPGTAVVEPVFGLAGKWVPAELRHNAELAGATVIDRVSVLVTHLSSVITANAARLLSREDVRVLTDGVRQVNPSAVEELVPGLLSLAEVQRVLQGLLSEQVPINDLSRIYEALTLRAKASSEPEGLIEAARLALGPAVTQQYLDGTLLRVIMIDPLLEQSMLEGLRPSDQGTQIMLDPARTDAVLSSVRSTVADIEAAGNSAVLVCAPALRPALRRLVGPQAANLPVLSYQEVTSANVAIETVGVVRGTAVISS; this comes from the coding sequence ATGCGCTCATCCGCCCCCAAGTTCCTGGTGCCCGTCGGGGTCGTCGGCATCATCCTGCTCCTCGTGGTGCCGGTGCCCTCGGTACTGCTGGACCTCCTGATCATCGTGAACATCCTGCTCGCGCTGGTGATCCTCCTCAACACCATGTTCATCCGCAAGCCGCTGGACTTCTCGGTGTTCCCGTCCCTGCTGCTCGTGGCCACGCTCTTCCGCCTGGGCCTCAACGTCGCCTCCACCCGCCTCGTCCTCGGGGACGGCTACGCCGGCGAGGTGATCGCCGCGTTCGGGCACGTCGCGGTCGGCGGCTCGATCATCATCGGCGCGGTGGTCTTCCTCATCCTCGTGGTCATCCAGTTCGTGGTGGTCACCAAGGGTGCCGAGCGCGTGGCCGAGGTGGGGGCCCGCTTCACCCTGGATGCGATGCCGGGCAAGCAGATGGCCATCGACGCCGACCTCAACGCCGGGCTGATCACGGACACGCAGGCCCGCGAGCGGCGCGCCGAGGTCTCGGCGGAGGCCGACTTCTACGGGGCCATGGACGGTGCGTCCAAGTTCGTGAAGGGCGATGCGATCGCCGGCATCATCATCATCATCATCAACCTCGTGGGTGGCATCGCGATCGGGATGCTGCAGGACGGCCTGCCGGTCTCCGAGGCACTCACCACCTACGGCCTGCTCACCATCGGTGACGGCCTCGTCACCCAGATCCCGGCGCTGCTCATGGCCGTGTCCACCGGCATGATCGTCACGCGCTCCAACGCCGAGGCGGACATGGGCTCCACCGCGGCCCAGCAGCTCGGCCAGTCGCAGAACGCCCTGCGCATCGCGGGTGCCGCGGCGGTCGTCATGGCACTGATCCCGGGTATGCCGAAACTGCCGTTCATCGTGGTGGGCGCGGGCCTGATCGTCATCGCGCAGAGCATCAGGAAGTCCGAGGCCGATGCCCGCACGGCCGCCACGGCGCTGGAGGCCGAGGCCGCCCGGCCGTCGACCGACAGCACCGACGACCTCCTGGAGCAGATGCGCGTCCACTCCCTGGAGGTGCTGCTGGCGCCCGACCTGGTGGACGTCGTCACCGGGGCGCCGGACGATCTCCTCGGCCGGGTCCGCGCCCTGCGGCGCAAGATCGCCCTGGAGCTCGGCGTCGTGGTGCCTCCGGTGCGCACGCGGGACAGCGTGGAGCTGCCGCCCGCCACGTACGTCATCAAGATCGCCGGCGTCGAGGCGGGGCGGGGCGAGGCTCCGCGCGGCAAGGTCCTGGCCCTCGGCGACCATCTCGCACACCTGCCGGGCACCGCCGTCGTCGAGCCGGTCTTCGGACTCGCCGGGAAGTGGGTGCCCGCCGAGCTCCGGCACAACGCCGAACTGGCCGGGGCCACCGTGATCGACCGCGTGTCCGTCCTCGTGACCCACCTGTCCTCGGTCATCACGGCGAACGCCGCGCGCCTGCTGTCCCGGGAGGACGTCCGGGTGCTGACCGACGGCGTCCGCCAGGTGAACCCGTCGGCCGTCGAGGAGCTCGTCCCCGGGCTGCTGTCCCTCGCCGAGGTCCAGCGCGTCCTGCAGGGACTCCTGTCCGAGCAGGTGCCGATCAACGATCTCTCCCGCATCTACGAGGCGCTGACGCTCAGGGCCAAGGCGTCCTCCGAACCCGAGGGGCTCATCGAGGCGGCGCGGCTCGCGCTCGGGCCGGCGGTCACCCAGCAGTACCTCGACGGCACGCTGCTGCGGGTCATCATGATCGACCCGCTGCTCGAGCAGTCGATGCTCGAGGGGCTCCGGCCCTCCGACCAGGGCACGCAGATCATGCTCGATCCGGCGCGCACCGATGCCGTGCTCTCCTCGGTCCGCTCGACGGTCGCCGACATCGAGGCCGCCGGGAACTCGGCCGTGCTCGTGTGCGCGCCCGCGCTGCGGCCCGCACTTCGGCGTCTCGTGGGACCGCAGGCGGCGAACCTGCCCGTGCTGTCCTACCAGGAGGTCACGAGCGCCAACGTCGCGATCGAGACAGTAGGAGTGGTCCGTGGTACCGCAGTTATTTCATCTTGA
- a CDS encoding alpha/beta hydrolase — translation MTSRPLHPHDGDPRGPRGALGRATALLAASTAVVLGLSGCMLLAPDNRTDPPSGELETADPATIGEVGEDLRTFYTQDVRWESCEESFSCATIDVPLDYTDPGRDSIEIAAIRADASGEAQGTILVNPGGPGGSGFNIVKDSLDYVTTERLREDYDVVGFDPRGVNRSSAVECYTDAEQDEARQESYPVEASPDERLDLMTADAEEFAALCAERTGELLGFVDTESAARDMDILRALVSDEKLNFLGFSYGTQLGATYAELFPERVGRLVLDGAIDPSLSGENITLGQAGGFEKALRAYVADCQQGTECPYTGTVDDGVRQIQDLFAAVEREPMTAEDGRRVPISTFVQGFLLPLYDNGNWPTLTQAVSDALDGDASGILYLADLSAERGQNGTYAGNSTAAFLSVNCLDYPMTSDPVQMRADEKELVAASPTFGRFLAFGGVTCAAWKYPPVLGPTPVEAAGADPIVVIGTTGDPATPYAWSTALADQLDSGVHVTWEGEGHTAYGRSNDCILDLVDAFFVDGTVPEDGTRC, via the coding sequence ATGACCAGCAGACCGCTCCACCCCCACGACGGCGATCCCCGTGGTCCTCGTGGCGCTCTCGGTCGTGCCACCGCGCTCCTCGCGGCGTCCACCGCCGTCGTACTGGGGCTGTCCGGGTGCATGCTGCTCGCGCCCGACAACCGGACCGATCCGCCCTCGGGTGAGCTGGAGACCGCTGATCCGGCGACGATCGGCGAGGTGGGCGAGGACCTCCGGACCTTCTACACGCAGGACGTACGGTGGGAGAGCTGTGAGGAATCGTTCTCCTGCGCGACGATCGACGTGCCGCTCGACTACACCGATCCCGGCCGGGACAGCATCGAGATCGCCGCGATCCGCGCCGATGCCTCGGGCGAGGCCCAGGGGACGATCCTCGTCAACCCGGGCGGACCCGGCGGTTCGGGCTTCAACATCGTGAAGGACTCCCTCGACTACGTCACGACCGAGCGCCTGCGTGAGGACTACGACGTCGTCGGTTTCGATCCCCGGGGCGTCAACAGGTCCAGCGCCGTGGAGTGCTATACCGACGCCGAGCAGGATGAGGCGCGGCAGGAGAGCTACCCCGTCGAGGCCTCCCCCGACGAGCGCCTCGACCTCATGACGGCGGACGCGGAGGAGTTCGCGGCCCTATGTGCCGAGCGCACGGGCGAATTGCTGGGCTTCGTGGACACCGAGTCCGCCGCACGGGACATGGACATCCTGCGGGCCCTGGTCAGCGACGAGAAGCTGAACTTCCTGGGCTTCTCCTACGGAACGCAACTCGGCGCAACCTACGCGGAGCTGTTCCCGGAGCGGGTCGGGCGCCTCGTCCTCGATGGCGCGATCGATCCGTCGTTGAGCGGCGAGAACATCACCCTCGGCCAGGCCGGCGGCTTCGAGAAGGCCCTGCGCGCCTACGTCGCCGACTGCCAGCAGGGCACGGAATGCCCGTACACCGGGACGGTGGACGACGGCGTCCGACAGATCCAGGACCTGTTCGCCGCCGTCGAGCGTGAGCCGATGACGGCGGAGGACGGCCGGCGGGTGCCGATCTCCACGTTCGTCCAGGGCTTCCTCCTGCCGCTGTACGACAACGGCAACTGGCCCACGCTCACGCAGGCCGTCTCGGACGCGCTCGACGGCGACGCGTCCGGCATCCTCTACCTCGCCGACCTCTCCGCGGAACGCGGACAGAACGGCACCTACGCGGGCAACTCGACGGCGGCGTTCCTCTCCGTCAACTGCCTCGACTATCCGATGACGAGCGATCCCGTCCAGATGCGCGCCGACGAGAAGGAACTCGTCGCGGCGTCACCCACCTTCGGCCGGTTCCTCGCGTTCGGCGGCGTGACCTGTGCCGCGTGGAAGTACCCGCCGGTCCTCGGCCCCACTCCCGTGGAGGCTGCGGGCGCCGACCCGATCGTCGTCATCGGCACCACCGGCGACCCGGCGACCCCGTACGCGTGGTCCACGGCGTTGGCCGACCAGCTCGACTCCGGCGTCCACGTCACGTGGGAGGGCGAGGGCCACACCGCGTACGGCCGCTCCAACGACTGCATCCTGGACCTGGTCGACGCCTTCTTCGTCGACGGGACGGTCCCGGAGGACGGCACCCGCTGCTGA
- a CDS encoding HAD-IA family hydrolase, producing the protein MTQDRSFTLAVIDMAGTTVDEGRLQEEALTRALASHGVQEGTGAFDLMTAYARQQMGTSKELVFRDLFPDVTAAAQVNRTFETAYDDLLARHGVQPIPGAEEAILELREAGLRICLATGFGRHTQNMILESLGWMGLADLSLCPSDAGRGRPYPDIILTAVLALDIEDVRSVLVAGDTTSDVTAGRRAGAGAVVGVLTGAHPEAALRRAGADVVLPSMCHLPRWLASASTDTPRVVPAADALPRRVPVADPRSVGVTTSDALDGVVTERN; encoded by the coding sequence ATGACACAGGATCGTTCGTTCACGCTCGCCGTCATCGACATGGCCGGAACAACTGTGGACGAGGGCCGCCTGCAGGAGGAAGCCCTGACACGCGCCCTCGCCTCGCACGGGGTCCAGGAGGGTACCGGCGCCTTCGACCTGATGACGGCGTACGCCCGCCAGCAGATGGGCACCTCGAAGGAACTCGTCTTCCGCGATCTGTTCCCCGACGTCACCGCTGCAGCGCAGGTCAACCGGACCTTCGAGACGGCCTATGACGACCTGCTGGCGCGGCACGGGGTGCAGCCGATCCCCGGCGCCGAGGAGGCGATCCTGGAGTTGCGTGAGGCCGGACTCAGGATCTGCCTCGCCACCGGGTTCGGCCGGCACACCCAGAACATGATCCTGGAATCGCTCGGCTGGATGGGGCTGGCCGACCTCAGCCTCTGCCCCTCCGACGCGGGGCGCGGCCGCCCCTACCCCGACATCATCCTCACCGCGGTCCTCGCGCTCGACATCGAGGACGTGCGCTCCGTGCTGGTCGCGGGGGACACGACATCGGACGTCACCGCTGGTCGGCGCGCGGGTGCGGGTGCCGTCGTCGGAGTGCTGACCGGCGCCCACCCCGAGGCCGCGCTGCGGCGTGCCGGGGCCGACGTCGTGCTGCCCTCCATGTGTCACCTGCCCCGATGGCTCGCGTCGGCGTCGACGGACACACCGCGCGTTGTTCCCGCGGCCGATGCCCTGCCGCGCCGCGTTCCCGTGGCGGATCCGCGGTCCGTCGGCGTGACGACGTCGGACGCGCTCGACGGCGTCGTCACGGAGCGGAACTGA
- a CDS encoding trans-sulfuration enzyme family protein — MTTSREDLLHAGLAPDTLTVAVGRPPREHDAPVNAPLVLSTTYHETRAPEPGDRIYARGSNPTWDPFEEALGALEAASLPALVFSSGLGAAAAALSLVPTGGAVVMPRHAYAGSISLAADLAAQGRFELRTVDVADTVGVLAELDALAARFDAGQVMLWLESPTNPMLEVAELAVLTDAAHATGAVVVADNTFNTPLVHRPLESGVDVVLHSVTKWLAGHSDVVLGALVTSDPVLRDRLLAHRTLHGAIAGPFEVWLALRGLRTLALRMERSQATAALLAHRLVGHPGVNRVRYPGLLSDPGHERAARQFNGFGGIVSIELDDVATADALVAAVRLWLPATSLGGVESLIERRRRQPAEPKTVPVALVRLSVGIENPEDLWTDLDQALRQASGRDRSDATVDRATGRTTGMPITVSTSGTAVIAGVATD; from the coding sequence ATGACGACATCTCGCGAGGACCTGCTCCACGCCGGGCTCGCCCCGGACACCCTCACCGTCGCGGTAGGCCGACCTCCGCGCGAGCACGATGCCCCGGTCAACGCGCCGCTCGTGCTCTCGACGACCTACCACGAGACGCGTGCCCCCGAACCGGGCGACCGCATCTATGCCCGAGGCTCCAACCCCACCTGGGATCCGTTCGAGGAAGCGCTCGGTGCACTCGAGGCAGCAAGCCTCCCTGCCCTTGTGTTCAGTTCCGGCCTCGGTGCGGCAGCAGCCGCGTTGTCCCTCGTCCCGACAGGGGGAGCGGTGGTGATGCCACGGCATGCCTATGCCGGGTCGATCAGTCTCGCCGCCGATCTCGCAGCACAGGGCCGGTTCGAACTGCGCACCGTCGACGTCGCGGACACTGTGGGCGTCCTCGCGGAGCTCGACGCGCTCGCCGCACGATTCGATGCCGGCCAGGTGATGCTGTGGCTCGAGAGTCCCACCAACCCGATGCTGGAGGTCGCCGAGCTGGCCGTTCTGACCGATGCGGCTCATGCGACCGGCGCGGTCGTCGTCGCCGACAACACCTTCAACACGCCCCTCGTGCACCGACCCCTCGAGTCCGGGGTGGACGTCGTGCTGCACTCGGTCACGAAGTGGCTGGCCGGCCACTCCGACGTCGTTCTCGGCGCGCTGGTCACCTCCGATCCGGTGCTTCGTGATCGACTGCTGGCGCACCGCACCCTGCACGGCGCCATCGCCGGACCGTTCGAGGTCTGGCTCGCGCTGCGCGGACTGCGCACCCTCGCCCTGCGCATGGAGCGGAGCCAGGCAACCGCGGCCCTGCTCGCGCACCGCCTCGTCGGCCATCCTGGCGTCAACCGCGTGCGGTACCCCGGGCTTCTCTCCGATCCGGGGCACGAGCGTGCGGCCCGTCAGTTCAACGGCTTCGGCGGGATCGTCAGCATCGAGCTCGACGACGTCGCGACGGCGGACGCCCTCGTCGCGGCCGTGCGCCTCTGGCTCCCGGCGACGTCGCTGGGCGGCGTCGAGTCGCTGATCGAACGCCGTCGACGCCAGCCCGCCGAGCCGAAGACCGTCCCGGTCGCACTCGTCCGTCTGTCCGTGGGTATCGAGAACCCCGAGGATCTGTGGACGGACCTCGACCAGGCCCTCCGGCAGGCGTCCGGCCGGGATCGTTCGGACGCGACGGTGGATCGGGCAACGGGCAGAACGACAGGCATGCCGATCACGGTGAGCACGTCAGGCACGGCCGTCATCGCGGGTGTGGCGACGGACTAG
- the tmk gene encoding dTMP kinase: protein MTFPLPHGLPGLFIALEGGDGAGKSTQAALLCTALESGGHTVIRTREPGGTPIGEKLRSLVLEHGHGEIDARTEALMFAASRAAHVHQVIVPALERGDVVVCDRFIDSSVAYQGAGRGLGARAVLDVNLWATDGLRPDLTVLLDVEPAEGRSRRTTGTAAEDRLESEPDDFHASIRAAFLELAGAEPERYLVLAASGTPEELHRSILAALPGVTA, encoded by the coding sequence GTGACCTTTCCCCTCCCGCACGGGCTTCCCGGGCTCTTCATCGCGCTCGAAGGCGGTGACGGCGCAGGCAAGTCCACGCAGGCCGCACTGCTCTGCACGGCCCTCGAGTCCGGCGGCCACACCGTGATCCGCACCCGTGAGCCCGGCGGCACGCCGATCGGCGAGAAGCTGCGCTCACTCGTCCTCGAGCACGGCCACGGCGAGATCGATGCGCGCACCGAGGCCCTCATGTTCGCGGCCTCCCGGGCGGCCCACGTCCATCAGGTGATCGTGCCCGCACTGGAACGCGGCGACGTCGTCGTGTGCGACCGCTTCATCGACTCCTCGGTGGCCTACCAGGGTGCGGGGCGCGGACTGGGTGCACGGGCCGTCCTCGACGTGAACCTCTGGGCCACCGACGGGCTCCGCCCCGACCTGACCGTCCTGCTCGACGTCGAACCCGCCGAGGGCCGGAGCCGCCGCACCACCGGCACGGCCGCCGAGGACCGCCTCGAGTCGGAGCCCGACGATTTCCACGCCAGTATCCGCGCGGCCTTCCTCGAACTCGCCGGCGCGGAACCCGAACGGTACCTAGTCCTGGCTGCGTCCGGCACGCCTGAGGAGCTCCACCGCTCCATCCTCGCCGCCCTCCCCGGGGTGACGGCGTGA
- a CDS encoding DUF2516 family protein has protein sequence MALVIAIQTYLYLALGIVALGIEVWALSDCVRRPGTAFEAAFKRTKGFWLALTGGAVVVGLLSVLGGGSGFNLFQLVAIIAACVYLADVKPAVSQTSGRGGNQGPYGPW, from the coding sequence GTGGCCCTCGTGATTGCAATCCAGACCTATCTGTACCTCGCCCTCGGCATCGTGGCCCTCGGTATCGAGGTGTGGGCCCTGTCGGACTGCGTACGGCGTCCAGGCACGGCCTTCGAGGCCGCCTTCAAGCGGACCAAGGGGTTCTGGCTGGCACTGACGGGCGGCGCCGTCGTCGTCGGCCTGTTGTCCGTGCTCGGCGGCGGGAGCGGCTTCAACCTCTTCCAACTGGTCGCCATCATCGCGGCCTGCGTCTACCTCGCCGACGTCAAACCGGCCGTCAGCCAGACCTCCGGTCGCGGTGGCAACCAGGGCCCGTACGGTCCCTGGTAG
- a CDS encoding DNA polymerase III subunit delta' gives MTHSLPASGVWADLRGQEQVVEQLRRAAQSGTPTHAWLFTGPPGSGRSNAARAFAAALLCERENLGERGCGTCKACRTVLSGAHADLTNVTTEKVTISIDEARELVRKAQDKPSTGRWRIIIVEDADRMQERSTNVLLKAIEEPPPRTIWLLCAPSPGDVLITIRSRCRSVGLRLPPVQDVADLLVARDGIDPATAEAAARAAQSHIGIAKRLATDDGARERRNQIVRLPLTLRSVAGAMRAAADLVKLAEAEAQSSFEQRDAEERTALLATLGAPETGVLPPSMRAQIKRLEDDQTRRAKRSKNDYFDRALTDLISFYRDVLMLQVSSGQMLVNEPLRPELEEFARRESPEDTLLRLESINEVRTRLVSTNVSPLLAIEAMTVSLLSRKDLDR, from the coding sequence ATGACGCACAGCCTCCCCGCGTCCGGGGTATGGGCCGATCTCCGCGGGCAGGAACAGGTGGTCGAACAGCTGCGCCGTGCCGCACAGTCCGGCACACCGACACACGCCTGGCTCTTCACCGGTCCACCCGGTTCGGGCAGGTCCAACGCCGCCCGCGCCTTCGCCGCCGCCCTGCTCTGCGAGCGCGAGAACCTCGGTGAGCGGGGGTGCGGCACGTGCAAGGCCTGCCGGACCGTCCTCTCCGGGGCGCACGCCGATCTCACCAACGTCACCACCGAGAAAGTGACCATCAGCATCGACGAGGCACGCGAACTCGTCCGCAAGGCGCAGGACAAGCCGTCCACCGGGCGCTGGCGCATCATCATCGTCGAGGACGCCGACCGCATGCAGGAGCGCAGCACCAACGTGCTGCTCAAGGCCATCGAGGAACCACCGCCGCGGACCATCTGGCTGCTGTGCGCTCCGAGCCCCGGTGACGTGCTGATCACCATCCGCTCCCGGTGCCGGTCCGTCGGCCTCCGGCTCCCTCCCGTCCAGGACGTCGCCGACCTGCTCGTCGCCCGCGACGGGATCGATCCCGCGACGGCGGAGGCCGCCGCCCGCGCCGCCCAGAGCCACATCGGCATCGCGAAGAGGCTCGCCACGGACGACGGCGCCCGCGAGCGCCGCAACCAGATCGTCCGGCTCCCGCTCACGCTGCGCTCGGTGGCCGGCGCGATGCGTGCCGCGGCTGATCTGGTGAAGCTCGCCGAAGCGGAGGCGCAGAGTTCCTTCGAGCAGCGCGACGCCGAGGAGAGGACCGCACTGCTCGCCACCCTGGGCGCTCCCGAGACGGGCGTCCTGCCGCCGTCGATGCGCGCACAGATCAAGAGGCTCGAGGACGACCAGACGCGACGGGCCAAGCGTTCGAAGAACGACTACTTCGACCGTGCGCTGACGGACCTCATCTCCTTCTACCGGGACGTGCTGATGCTCCAGGTCTCCAGCGGGCAGATGCTCGTCAACGAGCCTCTTCGACCCGAACTCGAGGAGTTCGCCCGCCGGGAGAGCCCCGAAGACACCCTCCTCCGGCTCGAGTCCATCAACGAGGTGCGCACCCGGCTCGTCAGCACCAACGTGTCCCCGCTGCTCGCGATCGAAGCAATGACGGTGAGCCTCCTGTCCCGGAAGGACCTCGACCGATGA
- the csrA gene encoding carbon storage regulator CsrA, whose protein sequence is MLVLTRKVGEQILIGDDIVITVLDSRGDGVRIGIDAPRGVKIQREEVLRAVTEANLAAAAAGADGADALKALLQSGATVSADDAGADQPDA, encoded by the coding sequence ATGCTTGTACTCACGCGAAAGGTCGGCGAGCAGATCCTGATCGGCGACGACATCGTCATCACGGTGCTCGATTCCCGTGGCGATGGTGTGCGCATCGGTATCGACGCACCCCGGGGCGTCAAGATCCAGCGCGAGGAAGTCCTCCGCGCGGTCACCGAAGCGAACCTGGCGGCCGCGGCGGCTGGGGCCGACGGCGCCGACGCACTGAAGGCCCTGCTGCAGTCCGGTGCGACGGTCTCCGCCGACGACGCGGGCGCCGACCAGCCGGACGCCTGA